The Leptospira bourretii genomic sequence AGAAAATTCTCCTTTTTTAAAAATTTTTCCTGAACTCAAAAATACACGAACATATAAATCTATTGAACTTTGTTTGGAATATTCTCAATACTCCATTTTAACGCATACTTTAAATCCATTTCCGTTTCCTCTTTATGATAATGAAAAAAAAAGAGAATCTGAAGAACGTATTTATCAGTATTTACATATCATTCCTATTTCTATTGAAAATGAGACGGATCATTTTTGTATGATCCAAATTTCAGATGTTTCTCAACAAGTAGTCCGTGAAAAACTTTTACGAGAACAAATGAATTTGGCAAACCTAAGGGAAATCGAAGCACAAAAAGCATCACAAGCAAAAACAGATTTTTTAGCTTCAATGAGCCATGAAATTCGAACCCCACTCAATGCAATCCTAGGTATGACTGATACCTTAAACGAAACAGAGTTAACAGAAGAGCAACAAGAATATCTAACAGTACTTCGAAACTCAGGAAAGGCTCTCTTTAATATTATCAATGACATTTTAGATTTATCACGAATTGAATCAGGAAAATTGGAAATGGAACATATCCATTTTTCGATACGTGATCTAATGAGTGAAACAATCTCTTTATTCTATATGAAAGCAAAAGCAAAGGGTATCGAAATATCATTTCATGTAGAAGAAGAAATTTCCGAGAGTATTGCAGGAGATTCCACCCGATTACAACAAGTGCTAATCAATTTACTAGGCAATGCAATGAAATTTACGGAAAAGGGAAAAATTACCGTAGAGTGTCTGTTAAGCGAAAATAAAAAGAATCTAAAAATTTCTGTAGAAGACACTGGGATTGGCATTCCGACTGAAAAATTGACATCCATTTTCGAAAGTTTCACTCAAGTGGACAGTTCAACAACAAGGAAATATGGGGGAACCGGGCTTGGTTTAACAATAACCAAAAAGTTAATTCAGCTCATGGGTGGGGATATTTATGTTATCAGTAAAGTGTCTGTAGGATCAAAATTTATTTTCGAAATTCCGTATGAAGGTTTTATCAAACGTATTTCAGGAATCCACCAACATTGGCTCAATTTAGAACTCCCTGAACCAGAAAACTTTCCTGTGTGTAAAATTCTTTTAGCAGAAGACTCCGAAGAAAACGTTTTTATCATCAAAACTTTTTTTCGCAAATATCCGATCGAAATTATTACCGCATACAATGGGAAGGTGGCATTAGAAAAATTCAAATCGGAAAAGTTTGATATTGTTTTGATGGATATGCAAATGCCAGAAATGGATGGATTGGAAGCTACTAGAGAAATTAGAAAAATCGAACTCGCCAATCAAGTTAGAGCAAGTGATTCCGTACCAATTATTGCAATTTCTGCAAACGTTCAAAAGGATGATATAAGCAAAAGTTTTTTAGCAGGAATCACTTCCTACTTATCCAAACCTGTAAGAAAACAAGAGATATTGAAACTAATGTATTTTTACCTCGTTATGTAACCAATTTATATTTGTTATACGAAAGTTACTTTAAACTTTTTTCAACTGCCGTATCAGGATAAGCTTCCAATACATTTGGTTCCGACAGAATTCCATTTGCCTTTTCCAAAGATACAAATCCAGGTTCCGTTTGAAAACTAACCAAACGTGGCGAAAACTTGTTTTGAATTTGAACTCCATGTTTTTTGGCAATTCGTTCCAGAGTTTCTTGTGATTGGTCACTCGAAAATGTTACAATCAAAATTCCGGGCAAAACAATATGAGGTCCCATACCAACGGCTGTTGAATAAACTTCCGTAACTTTTGTTGTCGTTGTCGACTTAGATGATTTAGCAAATAACTCTTTTCCAGTAGGTCGCACATTCCAACCTGTTTTAATCCCTTTTTTTCCCTGTAAGTTTTGTTGGTTGTCTTGTGCTTGTTTTTGGTCAACGAACTCAGCTACAACATTTGGATTTCTATAGAATGTTTTAGTAATACCGCCTTCCACAAAGGTAATTGAATTAGGTGGATCTTTTGGATCTGCTTCCAAAGGAAACAAAAAGAATCCTAAACCTAAAATTACTAAATAAATAAGAACGATCTTTTTGAATTTCTGATTCATTGGTTACCTCCCATAAATGCGTAGTTGCACAGAATTGATTGAACCAGTATCAGTCGCACTTGCATCAAACACTCTGATGGTCCAAATTCCATTTGGATTTTCTCCCAAGTTGCGGGCCAATCCAAATCGATAAGTTGCAGAACCTGTCATAGAAGCGATGGAGGTGTTCCCAGAAGAACACAAACTGCCACTATATGGATTTGCACAAGCATGAGCTTCTGAAAGGAAACTTGAAGTACCACTAGGTGAAGTGATACGAATAAACAACTCAGGAAAATAACTATGGTGTGATGTAAATTCTACATCAATATACTCGATGTAAGTAATACTAGAAGTTACATTGTAATTAACAGTAGCACCTGTTACTAAATCATTATCAGGGATCGGTGTATTTGGTGATAACAATGGTTGGGTGTCAATGATTTGTGGTGTAGTAATTGGAGTCCATGTACCTGCACTGGTAATTAAACTAGCTGCGTCCACAGCACCAAACCCATATTTATGATTGATATTCAAACCTGCTGCATTGGTTGTCCAATCTGTATCCCCTGGATCGTTGGTTCGAGCAGAATAAGCAACTAACTCTCTTACATCACGCCAGGTCAAATCTGAACGATAACTTAATAATAAGGAAATCACTCCTGCAGCAAGAGGAGTGGCAGAAGATGTTCCATTGAATTTTTTTGTATAACTTGCAAATGAATAATCCCCAGATGTTCCACCGGCGTTGATCCCATTAGTTCCGGTCGCATCGGTTGTGGAAATCGCAGTTGTATATGCCGTTGCATTGTTTCCTTGCGTATGTGCCGATGCCCATAAATTGGCTCCAGATTCAGAATAATTTGCTTTCTTTCCATCTTGCCCAATACCGCCAATAGCCATCACACCGTAAAAATTTGCCTGACCATCATAGTTGGCATTATCTACTAGGATTGGTACCGTGATGCTTCCGCCGTTGGCACCATTCCCTGCAGCCCAAACGTAAACAGTACCTTTACCTGATTTACCCAGTAGAACTCCTTCTTTCACTCCTTGTTGCCAAAGAGAGCTAGAAGGCCAAAGCCATCCGTATCCATCTGGAGAACCCCAACTATTATTCGAAATAGAAACCCGAGAGGATTCATTTACCATAGCTCTATATTCGTCCGAAGTATA encodes the following:
- a CDS encoding ATP-binding protein; translation: MNTLSEKHLLTIIKKSGIGILILDQNLNIVLVNSWFLKNSGLKEVDLENSPFLKIFPELKNTRTYKSIELCLEYSQYSILTHTLNPFPFPLYDNEKKRESEERIYQYLHIIPISIENETDHFCMIQISDVSQQVVREKLLREQMNLANLREIEAQKASQAKTDFLASMSHEIRTPLNAILGMTDTLNETELTEEQQEYLTVLRNSGKALFNIINDILDLSRIESGKLEMEHIHFSIRDLMSETISLFYMKAKAKGIEISFHVEEEISESIAGDSTRLQQVLINLLGNAMKFTEKGKITVECLLSENKKNLKISVEDTGIGIPTEKLTSIFESFTQVDSSTTRKYGGTGLGLTITKKLIQLMGGDIYVISKVSVGSKFIFEIPYEGFIKRISGIHQHWLNLELPEPENFPVCKILLAEDSEENVFIIKTFFRKYPIEIITAYNGKVALEKFKSEKFDIVLMDMQMPEMDGLEATREIRKIELANQVRASDSVPIIAISANVQKDDISKSFLAGITSYLSKPVRKQEILKLMYFYLVM
- a CDS encoding S8 family serine peptidase is translated as MNQLKTTISILTLVSALFGNCSPVNKNDPFSDALFYIFLFQAIGNAQEENCSFSPASADSLFNDQWHLSNLGQSGGTVGEDANVNPVWNQGISGNKVIVSVVDDGLDTRHEDLLTNISVTARGLNLLNNTIYPNHTYSNSFHGTAVGGVIAARGGNSIGVRGSAPCAKLVGVNLLEKSTIYTSDEYRAMVNESSRVSISNNSWGSPDGYGWLWPSSSLWQQGVKEGVLLGKSGKGTVYVWAAGNGANGGSITVPILVDNANYDGQANFYGVMAIGGIGQDGKKANYSESGANLWASAHTQGNNATAYTTAISTTDATGTNGINAGGTSGDYSFASYTKKFNGTSSATPLAAGVISLLLSYRSDLTWRDVRELVAYSARTNDPGDTDWTTNAAGLNINHKYGFGAVDAASLITSAGTWTPITTPQIIDTQPLLSPNTPIPDNDLVTGATVNYNVTSSITYIEYIDVEFTSHHSYFPELFIRITSPSGTSSFLSEAHACANPYSGSLCSSGNTSIASMTGSATYRFGLARNLGENPNGIWTIRVFDASATDTGSINSVQLRIYGR